One genomic region from Anabaena sp. PCC 7108 encodes:
- the nadB gene encoding L-aspartate oxidase translates to MNFSDIPSQFDVLVVGAGAAGLYTALCLPDSLRVGLITKETVALSASDWAQGGIAAAVSPEDSPKLHIEDTLKAGAGLCDPKAVEFLAEQAPSCIQSLINLGVAFDRHDHNLAFTLEAAHSRPRVLHAADTTGREVTTTLTAQVLRRQNIQIIQQALALSLWIEPETGYCQGISLFHQGKVTWIRAGAVILATGGGGQVFAQTTNPAVSTGDGVAIAWRAGAILRDLEFVQFHPTALTKPGRFLISEAVRGEGAHLVDNQGRRFAFDYHPAGELAPRDVVSRAIFSHLQRTSADLATAHVWLDMRPIPADKIRHRFPNIIQVCQHSGIDVFNELVPVAPAAHYWMGGILTDLQNRTNIPGLYAVGETASTGVHGANRLASNSLLECIVFGAQMADLDDEALQKDQLQKSEFLSNSSNFVLSEDEWHNQHAQLKDIREKLPRLVWQSAGICRQELGLKSAIATIESWQQDFANLPLSRFLQSLHPTEPASFNLPDIEQQLRLWAETRNLLDVAYLILKSAAFRTESRGGHYRLDYPQTDPDWQVHTIIQYDHWRKSIRTSTG, encoded by the coding sequence TTGAATTTCTCAGACATTCCTAGCCAATTTGATGTTTTAGTAGTCGGTGCAGGTGCTGCTGGACTCTACACAGCACTATGTCTACCAGACTCCCTCCGAGTCGGCTTAATTACTAAAGAAACAGTTGCATTATCCGCCAGTGACTGGGCGCAAGGTGGGATTGCCGCCGCTGTCTCCCCAGAAGATTCGCCAAAGCTGCACATTGAAGACACTTTAAAGGCAGGGGCGGGTTTGTGTGATCCAAAAGCTGTAGAATTTTTAGCTGAACAAGCCCCTAGCTGTATTCAATCTTTAATTAATTTGGGTGTAGCCTTCGACAGGCATGATCATAACTTGGCTTTCACCCTAGAAGCTGCCCATTCTCGCCCCCGCGTTCTTCACGCCGCCGATACCACAGGTAGAGAAGTAACCACTACTCTCACAGCCCAAGTATTGCGCCGCCAAAATATACAAATCATCCAGCAAGCTTTAGCTTTAAGTTTGTGGATAGAACCAGAAACAGGTTACTGTCAAGGCATCAGCCTGTTTCATCAAGGTAAAGTCACGTGGATTAGGGCTGGTGCTGTAATTCTAGCCACAGGTGGCGGTGGTCAAGTATTTGCCCAAACCACTAACCCAGCGGTAAGTACAGGGGATGGTGTGGCGATCGCTTGGCGGGCTGGGGCTATCCTCCGTGATTTAGAATTTGTCCAATTTCATCCCACCGCCCTCACTAAACCAGGACGCTTTCTCATCAGCGAAGCTGTACGTGGTGAAGGGGCGCATCTTGTTGATAATCAAGGGCGACGTTTTGCTTTTGACTACCATCCAGCAGGTGAACTTGCACCGCGAGATGTGGTAAGTAGAGCTATTTTTAGTCATTTACAACGTACCTCCGCCGATTTGGCTACTGCCCATGTCTGGTTAGATATGCGCCCCATCCCCGCTGACAAAATTCGTCATCGCTTTCCCAATATTATTCAAGTTTGTCAGCATTCGGGTATTGATGTCTTCAATGAATTGGTTCCCGTAGCCCCCGCTGCTCATTACTGGATGGGTGGTATTCTCACAGATTTGCAGAATCGCACCAATATTCCAGGTTTGTATGCTGTAGGAGAAACTGCGAGTACAGGAGTGCATGGCGCTAATCGCCTAGCCAGTAATTCTCTGTTGGAATGTATCGTGTTTGGGGCGCAGATGGCTGATTTAGACGATGAAGCCTTACAAAAGGATCAACTGCAAAAATCAGAATTCCTCTCCAATTCTTCAAACTTTGTCTTATCTGAAGATGAGTGGCACAATCAACACGCTCAACTAAAAGATATACGCGAAAAACTACCCCGTTTAGTCTGGCAAAGTGCTGGTATTTGTCGGCAAGAATTAGGCTTAAAAAGTGCGATCGCTACAATTGAATCTTGGCAACAAGATTTCGCTAATTTACCTTTAAGTCGATTCTTGCAAAGTTTGCATCCTACAGAACCCGCTAGTTTCAACCTACCTGATATTGAACAGCAGTTGCGACTTTGGGCAGAAACCCGCAATTTATTAGATGTAGCTTACTTAATTCTCAAAAGCGCTGCTTTTAGAACTGAAAGCAGAGGCGGACACTACCGTCTAGATTATCCTCAAACCGACCCAGATTGGCAAGTTCACACAATTATCCAATATGATCACTGGCGTAAATCGATCAGAACTTCCACCGGCTGA
- the psbU gene encoding photosystem II complex extrinsic protein PsbU, with the protein MKGLVRLLTVFSLLLGSWGLLGTTQIAQAASFSNVSLSQVPVLAIARQNRADAKLGTEFGKKIDLNNTNIAAFQQYPGLYPTLAKKIIQNAPYEKVEDILNLPGLSDRQKSKLQANFDNFTVTEYEPNFNEGDDRINNGIYR; encoded by the coding sequence GTGAAAGGATTAGTACGTTTATTAACAGTGTTTAGTCTGTTGCTAGGTAGCTGGGGATTACTGGGAACTACTCAGATCGCCCAAGCTGCAAGTTTCAGCAACGTTAGTTTATCTCAAGTACCAGTTTTGGCGATCGCACGTCAGAATCGGGCAGATGCCAAACTAGGAACGGAATTTGGTAAAAAAATTGATTTGAACAATACCAACATTGCCGCTTTCCAACAGTATCCAGGACTGTATCCCACACTGGCTAAGAAAATCATTCAGAATGCTCCTTATGAAAAGGTAGAAGATATATTGAATCTACCAGGATTAAGCGATCGCCAAAAATCCAAACTGCAAGCTAACTTCGATAACTTTACCGTGACTGAATACGAGCCAAACTTTAACGAGGGAGACGATCGCATTAATAACGGTATCTATAGATAA
- a CDS encoding DUF3120 domain-containing protein → MINNTLSSYTASDSAIDNNLHSLETKHRGIKELDSSLSLPIAITWRQTWLVFAAAVLLVSVPVFVEAPLVRSLPSLSLAMTGFWIWLSLTLMSRPQTYLWGDLLLGFSWSWLTGAIYWGWLRWEPLWHLPIESIGLPFAIWCLWRNWGKVGNWFYLGSLLGTVLTDIYFYLVDLMPYWRQIMRTDINGASQILKNALAQVQTPWGEAWAIILALVLLTVGIISLGKKEKHWYAFSGAVLSTILVDSLFLLAAVIA, encoded by the coding sequence TTGATTAATAATACACTTTCCTCTTACACAGCGTCCGATTCCGCTATTGATAATAACTTGCATTCCTTAGAAACTAAGCATAGAGGAATCAAAGAACTAGATTCGAGTCTGTCTCTACCTATAGCAATAACTTGGAGACAAACTTGGTTAGTGTTTGCGGCGGCTGTATTGTTAGTATCTGTACCAGTATTTGTAGAAGCGCCGTTAGTGCGATCGCTACCCAGTCTCAGTTTAGCCATGACCGGATTTTGGATTTGGCTGAGTTTGACACTAATGTCACGTCCACAAACCTATCTCTGGGGAGATTTACTCTTAGGATTTAGCTGGAGTTGGTTAACAGGAGCGATTTACTGGGGTTGGTTACGTTGGGAACCCCTATGGCACTTACCGATAGAATCCATTGGGCTACCCTTTGCGATCTGGTGTTTGTGGCGAAATTGGGGCAAAGTCGGTAACTGGTTTTATCTAGGTTCTTTATTAGGAACAGTTTTAACCGACATATACTTTTATCTTGTAGATTTGATGCCCTATTGGCGGCAGATTATGAGAACAGACATAAATGGAGCTTCACAAATCTTAAAAAATGCCTTAGCACAAGTCCAAACCCCTTGGGGAGAAGCTTGGGCAATCATTCTGGCCTTAGTCCTGTTAACAGTTGGGATCATCTCTTTAGGTAAAAAGGAAAAGCATTGGTACGCCTTTAGTGGCGCAGTTTTGAGTACAATTCTAGTAGATAGTTTGTTTTTGTTAGCGGCAGTTATTGCCTAA
- a CDS encoding undecaprenyl-diphosphate phosphatase yields the protein MVTIFVASGMDWLFPIWGQISQVEIPTEATTGGVNLMAELIQAFILGIVQGITEFLPISSTAHLLIVTKVFGWKELGSKDFVDAIQFGSVIAILFYFWSLISSILKGAIKALKDKNWEQEEWKITVGIAVGTLPALIFGFLLKDVLPENALIIAIMSIIMAILLGLAEKIGTRKRDFNSLQIRDGILVGLGQTLALIPGVSRSGSTLTTALFLGLERDTAAKFSFLLGFPTLTIATLYKSLKIFKQFQAHELPDNIVLLLIVGIISAFIFSYLSIAFLIRYLQTKNTLVFVWYRLAFGSAILLAIASGWQD from the coding sequence ATGGTGACAATATTTGTAGCAAGTGGTATGGACTGGTTATTTCCTATTTGGGGACAGATTTCACAAGTAGAAATACCTACCGAAGCTACAACTGGTGGAGTGAATCTCATGGCTGAATTAATTCAGGCATTTATTTTGGGAATTGTCCAAGGTATTACCGAATTTTTGCCTATCAGTAGCACAGCACATTTACTAATTGTGACAAAAGTATTTGGTTGGAAGGAACTAGGTTCTAAAGATTTTGTTGATGCAATTCAATTTGGCAGCGTTATTGCAATTTTGTTTTATTTTTGGTCACTGATTTCTAGTATTCTTAAAGGTGCAATCAAAGCACTCAAGGATAAAAATTGGGAACAGGAAGAATGGAAAATTACCGTAGGGATTGCAGTAGGAACCTTACCTGCATTAATTTTTGGCTTTCTTTTGAAAGACGTTTTACCTGAGAATGCATTAATCATTGCTATCATGTCAATTATCATGGCAATTTTGCTAGGTTTAGCAGAAAAAATTGGCACTCGTAAACGAGATTTTAATTCATTACAAATTCGGGATGGTATTTTAGTCGGATTAGGACAAACGCTGGCTTTAATTCCCGGTGTTTCCCGCTCTGGTTCAACATTGACAACGGCCTTATTTCTAGGACTAGAACGTGATACAGCCGCTAAGTTTTCATTTTTGTTAGGTTTTCCAACTCTTACCATTGCCACTCTATACAAAAGTCTGAAAATATTCAAACAGTTTCAAGCTCACGAGTTGCCAGATAACATTGTTTTACTGTTAATTGTTGGGATTATTTCTGCCTTTATCTTTTCCTACCTATCAATTGCCTTTTTGATTCGGTACTTACAAACCAAAAATACTTTAGTCTTTGTTTGGTACAGATTAGCATTTGGCAGTGCAATACTATTAGCAATTGCCAGTGGTTGGCAAGATTAA
- a CDS encoding TIGR03279 family radical SAM protein, which translates to MTIHPAKITKVLPNSIAAEIGFDAGDAIVAINGISPRDLIDYQFLCADEVLQLEVLDATGKTHHLEIEKDYDDDLGLEFETALFDGLIQCNNRCPFCFIDQQPPGKRSSLYFKDDDYRLSFLYGSYLTLTNLPEKEWQRIEQMRLSPLYVSVHATEPEVRIRLLKNNRAGQILQQLKWFQERRLQIHAQVVVCPEINDGKHLEQTLRDLTSFHTGEIPAVASIAVVPVGLTRFRPQEDELIPVSQQKAQEVISQVKLLAQEFRQKFGSSVAWLADEWFLIAGEELPSEAEYEEYPQIDNGVGSIRLFVKQFTHAAQELLPPKVSPQRKLTWVVGNAVEKAFQPIVKQLNAVAGLKVNMQALYSDYWGQNISVTGLITGHDLLFHLKGQDIGEGILLPSVMLKNGELVFLDDMTVEEVARQLNTEILPISGVEDLINTCVK; encoded by the coding sequence ATGACTATTCATCCTGCCAAAATTACCAAGGTGCTTCCCAACTCAATTGCTGCCGAAATTGGCTTTGATGCAGGGGATGCGATTGTCGCTATTAATGGGATAAGTCCTCGTGATTTAATTGACTATCAGTTTTTATGCGCTGATGAAGTTTTGCAACTAGAAGTTTTAGATGCAACTGGAAAAACTCATCATCTTGAAATTGAAAAAGATTATGATGACGACTTGGGGCTAGAATTTGAAACTGCATTATTTGATGGATTAATTCAGTGTAATAATCGTTGTCCATTTTGCTTTATTGATCAACAACCACCAGGTAAACGTTCTAGCTTGTACTTCAAAGACGACGATTACCGTTTGAGCTTTTTGTATGGTTCTTATCTAACTCTGACAAATTTACCGGAGAAAGAATGGCAAAGAATTGAACAAATGCGGTTATCTCCCTTATATGTTTCTGTTCATGCAACAGAACCAGAAGTGAGAATTAGACTTTTGAAAAATAACCGTGCAGGACAGATATTACAACAACTTAAATGGTTTCAAGAAAGACGATTACAAATTCATGCTCAAGTAGTAGTTTGTCCAGAAATAAATGATGGAAAACATCTAGAACAAACATTACGAGATTTAACATCTTTTCATACTGGAGAAATACCTGCTGTGGCATCAATAGCCGTGGTTCCAGTTGGTTTGACCCGTTTCCGTCCCCAAGAAGATGAACTAATCCCAGTGAGTCAGCAAAAGGCTCAGGAAGTGATTTCTCAAGTTAAATTACTTGCTCAAGAATTTCGGCAAAAATTCGGTTCTAGTGTGGCTTGGTTAGCTGATGAATGGTTTTTAATTGCTGGTGAAGAATTACCTAGCGAAGCGGAATATGAAGAATATCCGCAAATTGATAATGGTGTCGGTTCTATTCGCTTATTTGTGAAGCAATTTACCCATGCTGCTCAGGAATTATTACCGCCAAAAGTATCTCCTCAAAGAAAACTAACTTGGGTTGTAGGTAATGCTGTTGAAAAAGCATTTCAACCCATCGTTAAACAGTTAAATGCTGTAGCAGGTTTAAAAGTAAATATGCAAGCTTTATATAGCGATTATTGGGGACAAAATATTAGTGTGACAGGATTAATCACGGGACATGATTTACTTTTTCACTTAAAAGGGCAAGATATAGGAGAGGGAATTTTATTACCTAGTGTCATGCTCAAAAATGGGGAATTGGTCTTTTTAGATGATATGACTGTGGAGGAAGTTGCTCGTCAACTTAATACAGAAATATTACCAATATCAGGCGTTGAGGATTTAATCAATACCTGCGTAAAGTAA
- a CDS encoding glycoside hydrolase family 10 protein, with translation MKNYEEKVKNNIKLKITTIGLFFLNFNFLTLNLGKMLPAQAVTEAAVLSVVKSQDNANQWIGITKRLETVGVKYCVIPLSSVNNVADLGQPQVLLLPNIETLTTVQAIALKEWMNRGGRLIASGPVARLSTPGVRHLLRTLLGGYWGFNLNTAQELQPAKTNPQEWATTKELFGQAVGAVMIPDHLNTQIAAVWNSPDHPAAVLTTEQSTFLGWRLGTDTASTADLDTIWLKAALNRYLKLSTTNVPTNAPNCFSTSINQSTTQTSQLSNTNPPKRVITPKKTNLANSRTKPKPKPKPKQVITPKKPHPSARVKPKNPKSIAITPQPQNFLEAIEQLQEAVRLDVIPNSNQPINSQDALALQQELENLIGRVESAHLAALVNGTNRVSNTQSLKVESEKSASTQAETKDLSLEQTLAQAREIAKNIPVLIAQKNYTLARQQWLKTKTTLWQQFPLNQRVAQPEIRSVWLDRGTIVNAGNEAGLVKIFDRLSQAGINTIFFETVNAGYTIYPSQVAPQQNPLIQGWDPLEAAVKLAHARGMELHAWVWTFAAGNRRHNEIINVSPDYPGPLLAANPNWANYDQSGNIIPVGQTKPFLDPANPEVRQYLLKLYAEIISRYQVDGIHLDYIRYPFQDPFAGRTYGYGKASREQFQQQTGVDPLNVTPSQRDLWQKWTTFRTEQVDSFVSEVSQILKQKRTNLILSVAVFPLPEYERVQKIQQHWEVWARRGDIDLIVPMTYAVDTPRFQRLAQPWINSTQLGATLLVPGIRLLSLSTVGAFDQLQLLRDLPVSGYALFAAENFNTEFDELFSNTQGKVQRSKNEPIPQRQPFRTAAFRYATLQKEWQFLRENNQLPISTNKIADFNNQSQELQNALNQLAVLPSASNLIKARNVLNRFKFKFRTWMNVEIQENSYQIKAWENRLVTIERLLRFGERKVLNNS, from the coding sequence GTGAAAAATTACGAAGAAAAAGTTAAAAATAACATCAAATTAAAAATTACAACAATAGGCTTATTTTTTTTAAACTTTAATTTTTTAACTTTGAATTTAGGGAAGATGCTGCCGGCTCAAGCAGTGACAGAAGCAGCTGTATTAAGCGTAGTCAAAAGCCAAGATAATGCCAATCAATGGATAGGGATTACCAAACGCTTAGAAACTGTGGGAGTAAAATATTGTGTAATTCCTTTAAGTAGTGTGAACAATGTGGCGGATTTAGGACAGCCACAGGTGTTGTTATTGCCAAATATAGAGACATTAACGACAGTACAAGCGATCGCTCTCAAAGAATGGATGAATCGAGGTGGACGCTTAATTGCCAGTGGACCAGTAGCCCGTTTATCCACACCTGGAGTGCGCCATTTATTGCGAACTTTGCTAGGAGGTTATTGGGGATTTAACTTAAATACTGCCCAAGAATTACAGCCAGCAAAAACTAATCCTCAGGAATGGGCAACTACTAAAGAACTTTTTGGTCAAGCTGTCGGTGCTGTCATGATTCCTGATCACCTTAATACTCAAATTGCTGCTGTTTGGAATTCCCCAGATCATCCAGCCGCAGTACTAACAACTGAGCAGTCCACGTTTCTAGGTTGGCGCTTGGGAACAGATACAGCTTCAACCGCAGATTTAGATACTATTTGGTTAAAAGCTGCATTAAATCGTTATCTAAAATTGTCAACTACAAATGTTCCCACAAATGCGCCAAACTGTTTTTCTACTTCCATAAATCAATCAACAACTCAAACCTCACAATTGAGCAATACTAATCCACCTAAACGAGTAATTACTCCCAAAAAAACCAATCTTGCTAATTCCAGAACGAAACCCAAACCCAAACCCAAACCCAAACAAGTAATTACTCCCAAAAAACCTCATCCGTCTGCACGGGTAAAACCTAAAAACCCAAAATCAATAGCCATAACCCCCCAACCCCAAAATTTCCTAGAGGCCATTGAACAACTGCAAGAAGCAGTGCGTTTAGATGTCATACCCAATTCTAATCAGCCAATTAATAGTCAAGATGCATTGGCTCTCCAACAAGAATTAGAAAATTTAATTGGTCGAGTGGAAAGCGCCCATTTAGCAGCTTTAGTTAATGGCACAAATAGAGTCAGTAACACCCAATCATTGAAAGTAGAAAGTGAAAAATCTGCATCTACCCAAGCAGAAACAAAAGACCTCAGTTTAGAGCAAACCTTAGCTCAAGCCAGAGAAATTGCCAAAAATATACCTGTATTAATTGCCCAAAAGAACTATACCTTGGCACGTCAGCAGTGGTTAAAGACAAAGACGACTTTATGGCAGCAATTTCCTCTCAATCAGCGAGTTGCTCAACCAGAAATCCGCTCCGTATGGTTAGATCGAGGGACAATTGTTAACGCTGGGAATGAAGCGGGACTAGTAAAAATCTTTGACCGACTGTCCCAAGCCGGAATTAACACCATATTTTTTGAAACCGTCAATGCTGGTTATACAATTTATCCCAGTCAGGTTGCACCACAGCAAAACCCATTAATTCAAGGTTGGGACCCCCTAGAAGCCGCCGTAAAATTAGCCCATGCAAGAGGTATGGAGTTACACGCTTGGGTTTGGACTTTTGCAGCTGGTAATCGCCGCCACAATGAGATTATTAACGTTAGTCCTGATTATCCGGGTCCTCTGTTGGCAGCTAATCCCAATTGGGCAAATTATGATCAAAGTGGCAACATCATTCCCGTTGGTCAGACAAAGCCGTTTTTAGACCCAGCAAATCCCGAAGTTCGGCAGTATTTATTAAAGCTATACGCAGAAATTATTAGTCGCTATCAGGTAGATGGCATACACCTAGATTATATTCGCTATCCTTTTCAAGACCCCTTCGCAGGTAGAACTTACGGTTATGGTAAAGCTTCCAGAGAACAGTTTCAGCAACAAACAGGTGTAGATCCTCTGAATGTTACTCCTAGTCAGCGGGATTTGTGGCAAAAGTGGACAACATTTCGCACTGAGCAAGTTGATAGTTTTGTGTCTGAAGTTTCGCAGATATTAAAACAAAAACGCACAAATTTAATTTTATCTGTGGCTGTATTTCCGCTTCCAGAATATGAACGAGTTCAAAAAATTCAACAGCATTGGGAAGTTTGGGCAAGACGGGGAGATATAGATTTAATTGTGCCGATGACTTATGCTGTTGATACTCCTCGTTTCCAACGTCTAGCACAACCTTGGATTAACTCTACTCAATTAGGTGCTACTTTATTAGTTCCCGGAATTCGGTTACTTTCTTTGTCTACAGTAGGAGCATTTGACCAACTGCAATTGCTTAGAGATTTACCCGTTAGTGGTTATGCACTTTTTGCAGCTGAGAATTTTAATACCGAGTTTGATGAACTATTTAGTAATACTCAAGGTAAGGTACAACGCTCCAAAAATGAACCTATTCCTCAGCGTCAGCCATTTCGCACGGCGGCTTTCCGCTATGCAACTCTACAAAAAGAATGGCAATTTCTGAGAGAAAATAATCAATTACCAATATCTACAAATAAAATAGCTGATTTTAATAACCAGTCCCAAGAATTACAAAATGCTTTAAATCAGCTTGCGGTTTTACCTTCTGCTAGTAATTTAATCAAAGCCAGAAATGTTCTAAATCGCTTCAAGTTTAAATTTAGGACTTGGATGAATGTGGAAATTCAGGAAAATTCTTATCAAATTAAAGCCTGGGAAAATCGACTGGTAACTATTGAAAGACTTTTACGTTTTGGTGAGAGAAAAGTGTTGAATAATTCGTAA